From the Montipora capricornis isolate CH-2021 chromosome 2, ASM3666992v2, whole genome shotgun sequence genome, one window contains:
- the LOC138038568 gene encoding uncharacterized protein, protein MVNKATRRWSRAICAGFLMINEVKTLNANKTFGRSYAQWTFHLSFGLQSSELQNSSNCNMSATTLLAFLVLCIPVACAKMLPSYSSLQNSYPGNVDYGGLYSDQDIFKALNLSFSTVKDNNTCVLRMSTALNLNRGHQVKKPYYGSSKGTANNYYFFDLKKFLSYLEKMYGFPISSNTTDTFLSVPGIMFINVSHVQTSSDVCNILLWNGAGFHQGKSYLHHSSIEKVYLWPAPAGGCGINLKVEQSTCFPSKSKVELKSGKKISMNELDVGDLVKTYSKEGEVKFSPVITFLDQDVDYKGHYYTISTACGNEITLSEAHLIFKMTPTSYDIKSDFVHASQVRPGDYVDVHSRRYGRFPEMVISISVAEQRGAFAPVTEEGTMLVDNVWVSCYADLADHDLADTLMTPLKRLYGLAPHVLGPRGMYVHKYLKGVLRPIGVRIFGEETFYQNTQKKVLIEDDTSTELLLINKDDE, encoded by the exons ATGGTGAATAAAGCCACCCGTCGATGGTCCAGAGCAATTTGCGCAGGCTTTTTAATGATTAATGAAGTTAAAACCTTGAACGCCAATAAGACATTCGGCCGTTCTTATGCTCAGTGGACATTTCATCTGAGTTTTGGACTTCAGTCATCTGAACTGCAAAATAGCTCAAACTGCAACATGAGTGCGACCACCCTTCTGGCATTTCTGGTGCTGTGCATTCCTGTGGCTTGCGCAA AAATGTTACCTTCGTATTCCAGTCTTCAAAATTCTTACCCTGGAAATGTGGATTATGGTGGATTATATAGCGACCAGGATATCTTCAAAGCCCTCAATCTTTCCTTCTCCACtgtcaaagacaacaacacgtGTGTACTGCGCATGAGCACAGCCCTGAATCTGAACCGAGGTCATCAAGTGAAAAAGCCTTACTACGGGAGCTCAAAAGGCACCGCCAATAACTATTACTTCTTTGACCTTAAAAAGTTTCTAAGTTACCTTGAAAAGATGTACGGATTTCCAATCTCATCCAATACAACAGATACTTTTCTCAGTGTACCAGGAATCATGTTCATCAACGTCTCACATGTCCAAACGTCGAGCGACGTTTGCAATATTCTGCTGTGGAATGGCGCGGGTTTTCATCAAGGGAAAAGTTATCTCCACCACTCTTCTATCGAGAAGGTTTACTTGTGGCCAGCTCCAGCTG GTGGGTGTGGCATCAATTTGAAAGTAGAACAATCCACCTGTTTCCCGTCAAAGTCAAAAGTTGAGCTAAAATCTGGAAAGAAGATTTCTATGAACGAACTCGATGTCGGCGACTTGGTCAAAACTTACTCGAAGGAGGGCGAGGTCAAGTTCAGCCCAGTGATTACGTTCCTGGACCAAGACGTTGATTACAAAG gccACTATTACACCATTTCCACCGCGTGTGGCAATGAAATAACGCTCAGTGAAGCCCATCTTATCTTTAAGATGACTCCAACATCATATGATATCAAAAGTGACTTTGTCCATGCCTCGCAAGTGAGACCCGGTGACTACGTTGATGTTCATAGTCGTCGATATGGGCGCTTTCCTGAGATGGTGATATCGATCTCGGTTGCCGAGCAAAGGGGCGCCTTTGCACCAGTTACCGAGGAGGGTACCATGCTCGTGGATAATGTTTGGGTATCGTGTTACGCTGACCTTGCAGATCATGATTTGGCCGACACACTGATGACACCATTGAAGCGGCTCTACGGCCTTGCTCCTCATGTGTTGGGACCCAGGGGAATGTACGTCCACAAGTACCTTAAAGGAGTTCTTCGCCCCATTGGTGTGAGGATCTTTGGCGAAGAAACGTTTTATCAGAATACTCAAAAGAAGGTCTTGATTGAAGATGACACCTCCACTGAATTACTATTGATAAACAAGGACGACGAGTGA